The following are from one region of the Vibrio parahaemolyticus genome:
- a CDS encoding helix-turn-helix domain-containing protein, whose product MDIAEVVKKSGLPTSTLRYYEQLGLIRSIGRNGLRRQYSPEVLSKLNLISLGRIAGISLNEMAEMLNHSEGSKPYIDRDLLAKKALEIDEQITRLKAVRDSLNHVASCPHESHMDCSSFQRLMKVVKRYVPKKPR is encoded by the coding sequence ATGGATATTGCTGAAGTGGTTAAAAAATCAGGATTGCCGACCTCAACACTCAGATACTACGAACAATTGGGGTTAATTCGCTCAATAGGAAGGAATGGATTGAGACGTCAATATTCGCCAGAGGTACTCAGTAAACTCAACTTAATTAGTTTAGGGCGTATCGCTGGAATATCACTTAACGAAATGGCGGAAATGTTGAATCACTCAGAAGGTTCAAAACCATACATTGATCGTGACTTACTGGCGAAAAAGGCGCTTGAGATTGATGAGCAAATAACACGTTTGAAAGCGGTGCGAGACAGCCTAAACCATGTTGCCTCCTGCCCTCATGAGTCACATATGGACTGTTCTTCATTTCAGAGGCTTATGAAGGTCGTAAAGCGTTATGTCCCCAAAAAACCGAGATAA
- a CDS encoding DUF2938 domain-containing protein — translation MLFLIGLQAALIGIGATVIMDLWAWLQRRVFGVPSLNYALVARWVLCMPKGKLVHAPIMSTDPMPGEKALGWFLHYAIGVVFALAHIAVFGHHWLVEPSLTPGLITGAVTLVFPFLVIQPCLGFGFAASKTPTPWKARFLSTLAHLAYGLGLFITAFAIKGVSQYVM, via the coding sequence ATGCTGTTTTTAATAGGATTACAAGCGGCGCTAATAGGGATTGGTGCGACTGTGATAATGGATTTATGGGCTTGGCTACAAAGGAGAGTGTTTGGTGTTCCCTCATTAAATTATGCATTGGTTGCGCGCTGGGTTTTGTGCATGCCAAAAGGGAAGCTTGTGCATGCGCCAATTATGTCAACAGACCCGATGCCGGGAGAAAAAGCACTCGGTTGGTTTTTGCATTATGCCATTGGCGTTGTTTTCGCTTTGGCTCACATTGCTGTTTTTGGTCATCATTGGTTGGTAGAGCCTAGCCTAACACCTGGCTTAATTACAGGTGCGGTAACGTTGGTGTTCCCATTTTTGGTCATTCAACCTTGTTTAGGATTTGGTTTTGCTGCCAGTAAAACCCCAACACCTTGGAAAGCTCGTTTTCTTAGCACATTGGCGCATTTGGCTTATGGATTGGGCTTATTCATTACCGCATTCGCTATCAAAGGTGTGAGTCAGTATGTTATGTAG
- a CDS encoding phospholipase A has protein sequence MASKATGISILSLLVAPVAMGETASAYDLCLLETIKKSNGEETIESIRKQCELDTVTSTASVESTTKESEEPQESLIDKRLESEKQTAFEPFSLVAHRINYILPFTYSDRVNKRAYADTKYGDELRKEEAEFQISFKVPMNYDDLLFDGDGLFFGMTLKSFWQVYTGDASRPFRETNYRPELFYFTPTSWQPLGGSTWLGFGIEHESNGQRQELSRSWNRVYTNLTFAKDNFVASIQPWWRIPEDEKTFPNDPKGDDNPDIEDYMGHFELTSAYKWDDYELTFLGRENFKTHKGYAEIGLLFPIWGKVRGYAQYSTGYGKSLIDYDHNQQRIGVGIAINGVL, from the coding sequence ATGGCTTCAAAAGCGACAGGGATATCGATACTGAGTTTATTAGTAGCTCCGGTGGCGATGGGAGAGACCGCAAGCGCATACGATTTATGTTTGCTAGAAACAATCAAAAAAAGCAATGGCGAAGAAACGATCGAGAGCATTCGCAAGCAGTGTGAGTTAGATACCGTCACGAGCACTGCGTCTGTCGAATCAACAACGAAAGAATCAGAAGAACCGCAAGAAAGCTTGATCGATAAACGTTTGGAGTCAGAAAAGCAAACCGCGTTCGAGCCTTTTAGCTTGGTTGCACATCGAATTAACTACATTCTTCCGTTTACTTATAGTGACCGCGTAAACAAACGTGCGTATGCCGACACCAAATACGGCGATGAACTGCGTAAGGAAGAGGCAGAGTTTCAAATCAGCTTTAAAGTACCAATGAACTACGACGATTTGTTGTTTGACGGCGATGGTCTGTTTTTTGGTATGACGCTCAAATCGTTCTGGCAGGTATACACAGGGGATGCGTCGCGTCCGTTTCGCGAAACCAATTATCGTCCTGAGCTGTTTTACTTCACTCCTACAAGTTGGCAGCCGCTTGGTGGCTCAACTTGGCTGGGTTTCGGTATTGAGCATGAATCAAATGGTCAGAGACAAGAGCTATCGCGCAGTTGGAACCGCGTTTATACCAACTTAACCTTTGCGAAAGACAATTTTGTCGCCTCTATCCAGCCTTGGTGGCGCATACCTGAGGACGAAAAAACCTTTCCGAATGATCCTAAAGGTGATGATAACCCAGATATCGAAGATTACATGGGGCATTTTGAGCTAACAAGCGCCTACAAATGGGACGATTACGAGTTGACGTTCTTGGGGCGCGAGAATTTTAAAACGCATAAAGGCTATGCTGAGATAGGTTTGTTGTTTCCAATTTGGGGAAAAGTTAGGGGATATGCTCAATACTCGACTGGATACGGCAAGAGCTTAATTGACTACGATCATAATCAGCAGCGCATTGGTGTTGGTATCGCGATCAACGGTGTTCTGTAG
- a CDS encoding metal-dependent hydrolase — translation MDPLTQGLLGAALPQSASNKRHIVAAGVLGVAAGMAPDFDVLIRSSSDPLLFLEYHRHFTHSLLFIPFGSFLCALVLYPLFAKRRELNFQQSWFYCALGYSTHALLDACTSYGTQLFWPISNTRYAWNTISVIDPAFSLPILILLFFAALKRNRNYARVAFLWSLAYLTLGVIQRDRAEAVGWKIVQERQHSAVQLKAKPTFGNLLVWKVIYETEDNYYVDAVRVGRSIKIYPGESTPKLNVKTQFPWLDPQSQQAKDIERFRWFSNGFVVQDPDDEMRIVDVRYSIVPNQINALWGINLSPKASADEHVEYTAHRGSTAEDRQTFLNMLTDFD, via the coding sequence ATGGACCCGTTAACGCAAGGTTTACTGGGCGCTGCTTTGCCGCAGTCTGCAAGTAACAAGCGGCATATTGTGGCTGCTGGCGTGTTAGGCGTGGCCGCTGGGATGGCTCCGGATTTTGACGTACTTATCCGTTCATCAAGTGACCCATTACTGTTTTTGGAATATCACCGACACTTTACCCATTCATTGTTGTTTATCCCTTTTGGCAGTTTTCTCTGTGCTTTAGTGTTGTATCCGTTGTTTGCAAAAAGACGAGAGCTAAACTTTCAACAGAGTTGGTTTTATTGTGCCCTTGGTTATAGCACCCATGCGCTGTTAGATGCTTGCACCAGCTATGGGACTCAGCTTTTTTGGCCGATAAGCAACACACGCTATGCCTGGAATACGATCTCTGTTATCGACCCCGCTTTCTCACTTCCGATTTTGATCCTGCTTTTCTTTGCCGCACTGAAGCGAAATCGAAATTACGCGCGTGTCGCATTTCTATGGTCTCTGGCTTATCTGACTCTTGGGGTTATTCAACGAGATAGAGCAGAAGCGGTCGGATGGAAAATTGTCCAAGAGCGACAGCACAGCGCTGTGCAGCTAAAAGCAAAACCAACCTTCGGCAATCTTTTGGTCTGGAAAGTGATTTATGAAACGGAAGATAACTACTATGTGGATGCGGTAAGAGTGGGGCGCTCAATAAAAATCTATCCTGGCGAATCCACACCAAAGCTCAATGTGAAAACACAATTTCCATGGCTCGACCCGCAATCGCAGCAAGCGAAAGATATTGAACGTTTCCGTTGGTTTTCAAATGGTTTTGTAGTGCAAGACCCGGATGACGAAATGCGAATTGTTGATGTGCGTTACTCCATCGTGCCAAACCAAATTAATGCGCTGTGGGGCATCAATCTATCCCCAAAAGCCAGTGCGGATGAACACGTCGAATACACTGCTCATCGAGGTAGTACAGCGGAAGACCGCCAAACTTTTCTCAATATGCTTACGGATTTTGACTGA
- a CDS encoding ABC transporter ATP-binding protein/permease, whose product MSRKNNKNLSILLKLNTFIAPYKWRVAAALVALVATASLTLSVGYGVRILIDQGFAQQSLQELTNAIQFIVGVTLCIAIGTFFRFYLVSSVGERVSADIRLAVFNHVITLHPSYFETNSSGDIMSRLTTDTTLLQSIIGSSFSMAMRSALMCFGAIIMLFATNVKLTLIVLASVPLVLVPILFYGRRVRALSRQSQDSMADVGSYAGEAIEHIKTVQSFSSEPYERAAFAVEVEKAYEVGRQRVKQRAILISGVIVIVFSAIAGMLWVGGSDVIHGKMSAGDLAAFVFYAIMVASSTATISEVMGELQRAAGATERLIEILQVESDIKAPNNHLPVRSDMSAEVSFKSLNFNYPSRPNQPAVKGLNLTAEQGKVLALVGPSGAGKTTLFELLQRFYDPQQGQVLFGGEDIRQFDPNELRRQMALVPQQPALFSHDVFHNIRYGNPEATDEQVIEAAKKAHAHEFIEKLPEGYHSFLGERGVRLSGGQKQRIAIARAILKDPKILLLDEATSALDSESEHHVQQALEALMKGRTTLIIAHRLSTIQHADKIAVLDNGELVDVGNHQSLMQSCELYQRLVALQFKHLE is encoded by the coding sequence ATGAGCCGAAAAAATAACAAAAATCTCAGCATTCTTCTTAAACTCAACACCTTTATTGCGCCTTATAAATGGCGGGTTGCAGCGGCCTTGGTTGCACTTGTCGCAACAGCAAGTTTAACGTTATCCGTTGGTTATGGAGTACGTATTCTTATCGACCAAGGGTTTGCACAGCAATCATTGCAAGAGCTTACCAATGCGATTCAGTTTATTGTTGGTGTCACACTATGTATTGCCATTGGGACTTTCTTTCGCTTCTACCTTGTATCTTCGGTGGGTGAGCGCGTCAGTGCGGATATTCGCCTTGCGGTGTTCAACCATGTGATTACGCTGCATCCGAGCTATTTTGAGACCAACAGTAGCGGCGATATTATGTCGCGCCTGACTACCGATACCACGTTGCTGCAAAGCATTATTGGTTCATCGTTCTCGATGGCGATGCGTAGCGCTTTGATGTGCTTTGGGGCCATCATAATGTTGTTTGCCACCAACGTTAAGCTCACACTGATTGTGCTGGCTTCTGTGCCTTTGGTTCTGGTTCCGATTTTGTTTTATGGACGACGCGTGCGTGCGCTCTCTCGCCAAAGTCAGGACTCAATGGCCGATGTCGGCAGCTACGCTGGGGAAGCAATAGAACATATTAAAACCGTGCAAAGTTTTAGCTCAGAGCCGTACGAACGAGCGGCTTTCGCTGTCGAGGTGGAAAAAGCGTATGAAGTGGGCAGACAGAGAGTAAAACAACGCGCGATCCTGATCTCTGGCGTTATTGTGATTGTGTTCAGCGCAATTGCGGGCATGCTTTGGGTTGGCGGCAGCGATGTGATTCACGGAAAGATGTCTGCGGGTGACCTAGCCGCGTTTGTGTTTTACGCCATTATGGTTGCCTCATCGACTGCAACCATTTCCGAAGTCATGGGCGAATTGCAAAGAGCCGCAGGCGCTACCGAGCGACTGATTGAGATCCTTCAAGTAGAAAGCGATATTAAAGCACCAAACAACCATTTGCCTGTCCGTTCAGACATGTCTGCTGAAGTTAGCTTTAAGTCGCTGAATTTCAACTACCCTTCTCGCCCAAATCAACCTGCTGTCAAAGGATTAAATTTAACCGCTGAACAAGGCAAAGTATTGGCGTTGGTTGGCCCTTCTGGCGCAGGTAAAACAACGCTATTCGAACTGCTGCAACGCTTTTACGACCCACAACAGGGGCAAGTGTTGTTTGGTGGCGAAGACATTCGACAGTTCGATCCAAACGAGCTTCGACGCCAAATGGCACTCGTACCTCAACAACCAGCGCTGTTTAGCCATGATGTGTTTCACAATATTCGTTACGGTAATCCAGAAGCCACAGATGAACAAGTCATCGAAGCCGCCAAAAAAGCCCATGCCCATGAGTTTATTGAGAAGCTTCCCGAAGGCTATCACAGCTTTTTAGGTGAGCGCGGCGTTAGGCTATCAGGCGGTCAAAAACAGCGCATTGCGATTGCTCGCGCGATTCTAAAAGATCCAAAAATCTTACTGCTGGATGAAGCGACCAGCGCCCTTGATAGTGAAAGTGAGCATCACGTTCAGCAAGCACTTGAAGCACTGATGAAAGGACGCACAACGCTGATCATTGCTCATCGTCTTTCAACTATCCAACATGCGGATAAAATAGCGGTGCTGGACAATGGTGAGTTAGTCGATGTTGGTAACCACCAATCATTAATGCAAAGCTGTGAGTTGTATCAGCGACTTGTGGCGTTGCAATTTAAGCACTTAGAGTAG
- a CDS encoding DUF6795 domain-containing protein: MIDNVFLFLEQFADLLMLVLISVFAVGFLFCGKEAREFTPRIKGRITKEDIPIKNANVVLNIRSANRSFERSFTTNINGEFKFDPVFRKRNKVLSIFDGLFQTICSVEVTTTVANHKVVIWKGIFRHHVIGVKERVNMSNLNCEATNPIRKFEFQSHGDSVSSQCDLSDYLRVNR, translated from the coding sequence ATGATCGACAATGTGTTTCTGTTCTTAGAACAGTTTGCAGATTTACTGATGCTCGTACTGATTTCTGTTTTTGCTGTTGGCTTTTTGTTTTGTGGTAAAGAAGCTCGTGAATTTACACCAAGGATAAAAGGACGTATTACGAAAGAAGACATTCCCATAAAGAATGCAAATGTAGTACTTAATATTCGGTCAGCAAATCGTTCTTTCGAACGTAGCTTCACCACGAACATAAATGGGGAATTCAAATTTGATCCTGTTTTCAGAAAAAGGAACAAAGTTCTAAGTATTTTTGATGGTCTATTTCAAACAATATGCAGTGTAGAAGTGACCACTACTGTTGCTAATCACAAGGTTGTTATTTGGAAAGGAATTTTCAGGCATCACGTTATCGGTGTGAAGGAAAGAGTCAATATGTCTAATTTAAACTGCGAAGCGACCAATCCCATCAGAAAGTTTGAATTTCAATCCCATGGGGATTCCGTAAGTAGTCAATGTGACTTAAGTGATTACTTAAGAGTAAACAGATAG
- a CDS encoding 3'-5' exonuclease, whose amino-acid sequence MPQANSVVVLDFETTGLSPTLGDRAIEIGAVKLVDGEVVDSFQQLMNPGFRVSSFIENYTGITNNMLRIAPSCEEVMASFSEFIAGENLIAHNASFDKRFLDAELERINCGYSGEFACSLLVARRLIQDAPSHKLGELVRYKNIDNDGVFHRALADAQMTAKLWLLMVEGLENSGIVKPSFQLMQTVSKTAKGKVDLLLAKSRA is encoded by the coding sequence ATGCCTCAAGCAAACTCTGTGGTCGTACTCGACTTTGAAACCACTGGTCTCTCTCCTACTTTGGGTGACCGTGCAATAGAAATTGGTGCGGTAAAGTTAGTCGATGGCGAGGTTGTTGATAGTTTTCAGCAACTCATGAATCCCGGTTTCAGAGTGAGCTCCTTCATTGAGAACTACACCGGCATTACCAATAACATGTTGCGAATAGCACCAAGCTGCGAAGAGGTCATGGCATCATTTAGTGAGTTCATTGCTGGCGAGAACCTTATCGCTCATAACGCTTCATTCGATAAACGATTTTTAGATGCAGAGCTTGAGCGAATCAACTGTGGTTATTCAGGTGAGTTTGCTTGCTCCTTACTGGTGGCAAGACGGCTCATTCAAGATGCTCCGTCACACAAGCTAGGTGAACTTGTTCGCTATAAAAATATCGACAACGACGGTGTTTTTCACCGCGCACTAGCCGATGCGCAAATGACGGCCAAGCTTTGGCTCTTAATGGTCGAAGGATTAGAAAACTCAGGTATCGTTAAGCCAAGTTTTCAGTTGATGCAAACAGTTAGTAAAACAGCAAAAGGAAAGGTCGACCTGCTACTCGCCAAAAGCCGAGCTTAA
- a CDS encoding LysR family transcriptional regulator: MLEKIDQQWLKSFHCVYENNSFKRAAEFLSLPTSNVSRHIALLEEQLDVRLFDRTTRRICATDAGEQLYLRTQPLLDKLNDVLEEVTQYSREVMGQLNVVMPDSPELAKAVVSFCAQYSAISLNCETNLSPKEDLLDGFDVILSFHRGKLEDSNWIAKEIKRWPSVVIASPKLLHTRQRPFKITDLKHVPCISSFTALKGTPWVFKNSEGEQITQRVKSAFKVNSGQLAKAGALAGFGFAILPVEFCHEEIESGDLEVIELEYEPEDLVLYAFYASRKHVAKKIPAFIEHLKRQANNETSG; the protein is encoded by the coding sequence ATGCTTGAGAAAATTGATCAGCAATGGCTAAAAAGCTTCCATTGTGTCTACGAGAACAATAGCTTCAAAAGAGCCGCCGAGTTTTTATCTCTGCCGACATCAAATGTCAGTCGCCACATTGCGTTACTTGAAGAACAGCTTGATGTGCGTTTATTCGACAGAACGACTCGACGAATCTGTGCAACAGACGCTGGAGAACAGCTCTATTTACGCACACAGCCTTTGTTAGACAAACTGAATGATGTGCTTGAAGAAGTGACGCAATACTCTCGTGAGGTCATGGGGCAACTCAACGTTGTCATGCCAGATTCACCAGAACTAGCTAAAGCCGTCGTCTCTTTTTGTGCTCAGTACTCTGCTATTTCATTGAATTGCGAGACGAACCTAAGCCCTAAAGAGGACTTGCTCGATGGGTTTGACGTTATCTTGAGTTTTCACCGCGGCAAGCTTGAAGACAGCAATTGGATTGCAAAAGAGATCAAGCGTTGGCCGAGTGTTGTGATCGCGTCACCTAAGCTACTGCACACACGTCAGAGGCCTTTCAAAATTACCGATTTGAAGCACGTTCCTTGTATTAGCAGCTTCACTGCATTGAAAGGTACACCTTGGGTTTTCAAAAACTCAGAAGGAGAACAGATAACTCAACGAGTAAAATCTGCATTTAAGGTCAACAGTGGGCAACTTGCTAAAGCCGGCGCGTTAGCAGGATTCGGGTTTGCGATTCTACCTGTCGAGTTTTGCCATGAAGAAATCGAATCAGGAGATCTGGAAGTGATCGAACTGGAATATGAACCCGAAGATTTGGTGCTGTATGCCTTTTACGCTTCCAGAAAACACGTAGCCAAGAAGATCCCGGCGTTTATCGAGCACTTAAAACGCCAAGCGAATAACGAAACAAGCGGGTAA
- the accD gene encoding acetyl-CoA carboxylase, carboxyltransferase subunit beta has translation MSWLEKLLDKKNIINTRKASIPEGVWTKCPSCDQVLYRIALKENLEVCPKCQHHLRMSARHRLDSFLDKGERIELASKYEPKDLLNFKDKKRYKERLALSQKSTGEKDALVVMKGELLGLPIVACAFEFSFMAGSMGSVVGARFVDAVNTAIEENCGLVCFSACGGARMQESLMALMQMAKTSAALERLSNARLPYISVLTDQTFGGVSASLAMLGDINIGEPEARIGFAGRRVIEQTVREKLPDGFQQSEFLLEHGALDMIVQRHDMRARIGGLIAKLTNTSIRLEVK, from the coding sequence ATGAGTTGGTTAGAAAAACTATTAGATAAAAAGAACATCATTAATACGCGTAAAGCGTCGATTCCGGAAGGCGTATGGACTAAGTGTCCGTCTTGTGACCAAGTGCTGTATCGCATCGCGCTCAAGGAAAACTTGGAAGTTTGCCCCAAGTGTCAACACCATTTGCGAATGTCTGCGCGACATCGTTTAGACAGCTTCTTGGACAAAGGTGAGCGTATAGAGCTTGCTAGCAAATATGAGCCGAAAGATCTGCTCAATTTTAAGGACAAGAAACGCTACAAAGAGCGTCTTGCTCTCTCTCAAAAAAGTACTGGCGAAAAAGATGCGTTGGTCGTAATGAAAGGCGAGCTGTTGGGCTTACCCATCGTGGCTTGCGCGTTCGAGTTCTCTTTCATGGCTGGCTCGATGGGGTCGGTTGTGGGTGCTCGTTTTGTTGATGCTGTGAATACGGCGATAGAGGAAAATTGCGGGTTAGTTTGCTTTTCTGCGTGTGGTGGCGCACGTATGCAAGAGTCGCTGATGGCTTTAATGCAAATGGCCAAAACCAGCGCTGCGTTGGAGCGTTTATCCAATGCGCGCTTGCCTTATATCTCGGTATTGACCGATCAAACCTTTGGCGGCGTCTCGGCAAGCTTGGCAATGCTGGGGGACATCAATATTGGTGAGCCTGAGGCTAGAATCGGGTTTGCAGGACGTCGCGTAATTGAGCAAACTGTACGAGAAAAGCTACCGGATGGTTTTCAACAAAGCGAGTTTCTGCTTGAGCATGGCGCTTTAGATATGATTGTGCAAAGGCACGATATGCGCGCGAGAATAGGTGGATTGATAGCAAAACTCACTAATACAAGCATCCGACTAGAAGTTAAGTAA